The genomic window CGTAGCCCTTGGCCGGGCCGGCGGAGTCGGCGAACACCTGCCGGTGCATCTCGGCCGCCGGGTGAAGTGGGGCAAGCCCGCCCACATCCCCCTCCCCCCGGACATGGATGCCGACAGCGTGGCGGCCGCCACGGGCGAGTCCCATGCGCTGTTCACGGTGACGCCCCGGCGCACGGCGCTGGCGGGTGCCTGGTTCCTGAACGACGGCCAGGAGGCCCTGTGCATGCGCCTGTCGGGACACGGGCGCCTGCAGGTGCTGCGCTGGCGCCGCGACCGCCAGAAGTGGACGAGGGCCTGATGCCGGCGCCGCTGTCCCACCTCCCCCGCTTCTTTCAAGTCCTGGCCTCCTGCCTGCCGGCGCCCCTCTGCCCGCCCCTCCGGACCGCCCGGACGGAGCTGTGCCGCAGCCTGCATCTGGCCTTCCGCCTGGCCTCCACCCACCGCCGCGTGGTGGTGCTGGAGCCCTGCCAGGGCCCCTGTGAAGGGCGGATCTCCGTGCGCCTCCCCGCCGGGGTGGACTGGGGCTGCCCCCCGGCTGTTCCCCTCCCGCCGAGCCTGGCGGACAGCGGGTGGCGGGATGGCCGCCCGCGACCCATCACGGTGATGCCCCAGCGCCGGGCCGCGGCCAATGTCTGGTTCCTCCACCACGGCCAGGAGGCCCTCTGCCTGCGCCTGGAGCTCTCGGGAGCCGTGGAGCTCCTGCGGTACCGCCCCCTGCTGCGGGCCTGGACCCGGTGCTGAGGGTCGGTCCTCCCAGAGGAACGCCGCCCCGCAGCACCCACCAAACACCGCCCCCATCGACCGGAGCCCTGCATGCGAATCCTCGATCTATCCCCTGACCAGCGTCCTCGGGAACGCCTGCTGGCGGGCCATGGCGAAGGGCTGTCCGATGCCGACCTCCTGGCCCTGCTCTGGGGTACGGGCCGGCAGGGGCAGAGCGCCGTGGAACTGGCACAGGCGGTGCTCGGCCGCACGGGCGGCCTGGCTGGGTTGCTGACCCTGGGCCTCAGCGACTGGCTGATCCAACCGGGCCTCGGCCCCGCCAAAACCGGGCAGCTCTGGGCCGCCCTGGAGCTCGCCCGCCGAGGTTCCCGCAGCGCCGAGCGCCTGCGCATCACCAGCCCCCGGGCCGCGGGCACCTACCTGCTGCCCCGCTGCCGCGGCTGGACGGAAGAGCGCTTCGGCCTGCTCGCGCTGAACGCCAAGGGCGACCTGCTGGCGGAACGCATCCTCAGCCAGGGCACTGCCACAGCCACCCTCATCAGCCCACGGGAATTCTTCCGCGAAGCGCTGCGCTACGGCGCCACCACCGCCCTGGCCTTCCACAACCACCCCAGCGGCGACCCCACCCCGAGCCGCGAAGACACCCAGCTCACCCGCCGCCTCCTCGCCGCCGGCGAATCCCTGGGCGTACCCCTCGCCGACCACCTCATCCTCGGCCACGACCGCTACCACAGCTTCCGGGCGGCGGAGGGGTGGGACCAGCGAGGCTGACGGCCAAGCCGGCGATTCCGTGATTTCGGATCGCCCTCCCGCTGCCACAAAAAGAAGCCGCCTGGCGGCGGCTTCAGTGGCGGAGAGAGGGGGATTCGAACCCCCGGTACTGGTTTACCCAATACACTCGCTTAGCAGGCGAGCCCGATCGGCCACTCCGGCATCTCTCCAAGGCTTTCCAGATTACCGTTGGGTCGGTTCCGGCACAAGGCTTCTTGCCGGGAACCGCGTCCCGCCTTCAAGATGAAGGCACGGAGGGATGGCCGAGCGGTTTAAGGCAACGGTCTTGAAAACCGTCGTGGGTGTGAACTCACCGCGGGTTCGAATCCCGCTCCCTCCGCCATCGAAGCCGCCGCCAGGCGGCTTCTTTCGTCAATGGGGAGCGGGGTTCGAAATCACAGACCTGTTGGCAGGTGGGCCTGCCTACTTCTTCTTGTGCGCGTGCACCTTCGCGAACATCGCATCGGTCAAGACCGACACCTTCTTCTTGCCGTGGCAGGTGGTGCATTGCGCCTTGTCCGGCATGATCAGGCCCGCCTTCTTGGCGGCGGCGGGGTCCTTCATCACCTTCACGGCCTTGTACTCGCTGCCCGGGCCATGGCAGCCCTCGCAATCCAGCACGGGGTTGAGCTTGGCGTGCTTGGAGGCGTTCCAGGATTCGAACTGGACCTTGTGGCACATCTTGCAGGCAGCGGCCCCAATGGGAGTCGGGCCTGCAGCCGAGAGCACACAGGCGCCCAGCGCGAAGCCCACCAGCAGAGAACGGATCGGAACCATGGATTCCTCCTCGGAAAGAGGCCCTCAGACTACGCCACCGGCTCCGCATCTTCACCCAACCGACAGGTCGGTAATGCTGCCGAAAGGGCAGCCCAGTCTAGACTGGAGACTGGACCCCCTTTCCGGAGCCTCCGATGCGCCTACGCCCCATCCTGGTCGCCCTCGTTTCCCTGGGACTGACGCTGGCCTGCGGCGGTGGCGGCGGCGGCGGCAACCGGACCTCCCCCAGCGGCACCCTGACCCTCCGCCTCGGTGCCGACAGTTTCCCCGGCTTCAGTCAGGCCATCGTGAGCCTTGAAAAGGTGGAGGCCTCCGTCGACGGCGGCACCTGGGTCCCCCTCGGCGACATCAAGGCCACCTTCGACCTCCTGGCCCTGCAGGGCGGAGGCAGCACCCTGGTCCTGCCGGCCAAGTCCGTGACGGCCGCCACCTACGCGCAGTTCCGGCTCACCTGGGCCACCGTCAACTATCAGTCCGTCTCCCATGTGGCGGCATACCTCATCTCGAGTGGCGGAATCGAGCAATCCCTCGCCATGCCCGCCGCCACGGTGGTGAGCGGCCCCGTGACCGTGCCCGCCAACGGGAATGTCACGGCCCAGATCATGCTGAACGGGCAGCAGATGGTGCAATCCCACGCCGGCAGTGCCTCTACCTATACCTTCCAGGCCACGGGCCGCGCTTTCGACATGGGCGCCACGGCCCGCATCACGGGGCACCTCAGTGCCGGGTCTACCCCGCTGACCGGCGTGGAGGTGTTCGCGGAGACGGTGGATGGCAGTGGCCTGGCCACGCTCCAGCGCCGGGCCTTCACGGACGCCGCCGGCAACTACGCCCTCGAGGCCCTGCCCGCCGGCGGCCTCTGGTTCCTCGTGGCCCAGCCTGTGGGCTCCCTCAGCGCCTACCCCGCCGCTGCGACTTCCGTGAACGCGACGGCCGCCACCAGCTACGCCGCGGACCTCTCCTTCAGCACTCCTCAGACCCCCGGCTCCCTCACCCTCACGGTCACGCCCGCCTCCACCGCCACCCAGGGCACCTGGGGCGAGCTGCGGCAGACGCTTGCGACGGGCCTGGGGGGTTCCCAGGTCCTCATCGTCCGCTCCCAGACCGTGGCCACGGGCGTGGCCCAGGACCAGGCCGGGTTCCTCGGCCTCGCCCCAGGCGCCTACGGCGTCACGGCCCAGCGCAGCACCTCGGGGGGCGCGCCGGTCATGAAGACCAGCGCCACCCAGTTGCTGGTGAGCGCCGGCGGCACCGCAAGCACCGTACTCACCTACCCCTGAAGTCCCGGCAGCAACCAGAGAAACGCCCGCCTTGCGGCGGGCGTTTCCGTGCTCGACGATCGGTGCTAGCCGACGATCTTCTTCATCCAGCCGTGGGGGTCGGGCGCGAGGCCGTGCTGGAGGTTGAGGAGGGCTTCGCGGAGCTTGGCGGCCACGGGGCCGGTCTCGCCGTTGTGGATGGTCCACTCGCCCTGCCGGGACTTCACCTGGCCCACGGGCGTGATGACGGCAGCAGTGCCGCAGGCAAAGGCTTCGGTCATGCGGCCTTCAGCCACGGCGGCCTTCCACTCGGCCACGCTGATCTTGCGCTCCTCTGCGCGGAAGCCCTGCTCGCGGGCCAGCTGCAGCAGGCTGTCGCGGGTGATGCCGGGCAGCAGGGTGCCGGTGAGCTCGGGCGTGACCACGACCGTCTCGCCCTTCTCCTGGTAGACGAAGAAGATGTTCATGCCGCCCATCTCCTCGATGTACTCGCGGTGGATGGCGTCGAGCCACACCACCTGGTCGCAGCCCTGATCCTTGGCCTGGCTCTGGGCCACGAGGCTGGCCGCGTAGTTGCCGGCGCACTTGGCGAAGCCAGTGCCACCGGGCGCGGCGCGGACATATTCATCGGAGATCCAGACCGTCACCGGCTTCACGCCGGCGGGGAAGTAGGCGCCGCTGGGGCAGGCCATCAGAAGGAAGAGGTACTCGTTGCTGGCGTGGACGCCCAGCGCGGCCTCGGTGCCGATCATGAGGGGGCGCATGTAGAGGCTCTCGCCCACGGCGCCGGGCACCCAGGCCTGGTCCTGCGTGATCAGGGCCTTGGCGGCCTCCAGGAAGCGGGCCTCCGGCAGTTCGGGCATGGCCAGGCGGGCGGCGGACTTGTTGAAGCGCTGGGCATTGGCCTCGGGCCGGAAGGAGGCGATGCTACCGTCCTTCTGCTTGTAGGCCTTGAAGCCCTCGAAAATGGCCTGGCCGTAGTGCAGCACGGAAGACGCCGGAGACATCTCGATGGGGCCGTAGGCCTTCAGCACGCCCTTGCCCCAGCCCTGGCCTTCCTTGTAGGGGATCACCACCATGTGGTCGGAGAACACCTGCCCGAAGCGGAGGTTGGTCATGAGCTTGGCGCGCTGCTCGGGACTGGCGGCATGATCCGAGGGGCGGATCTCGAGGGTGGGAGTGGACATCGCAGTGCTCATGGGTGCTCCTTGGAGGGGGATGGCCAGGTCCGGGTCAGGCCCGGTGGATCAGTTGACCCAGGCGCGCGATGGCGTCCCGGGTGGTCGCGGGGTCGTGCGTGGAGAAGTTCAGGCGGAGACAGTTGGTGCCCCGGCCGTCGGCGAAGAAGAGGGGGCCCGGCGCGAACCCGATGCCGTGCTGCAGGGCATCGCGGTGCAGATCGAGGGCCGAGTAGCCTTCGGGCATCACCACCCACAGGTGCATGCCGCCTTTCGGCTCGGAGACCTGGGTGCCCCCGGGGAAATGCTCGGCCAGGGCCTCGACCATGGCGTCGCGGCGCTCCTTGAGGGCGCGGCGCACGCGGGCCAGATGGCGGCGGAAGCCACCCGTGTCGAGGAAGCGGGCCACCACCGCCTGCATGAGCGGCGGCTGGGCGATGGTCTGAACTTCCTGGATGGGGGCCATGCGTCGGAGCAGGTCGTCCCTGGCGATGAGGTAGCCCAGGCGCAGGCCGGCCGCCAGCGATTTGGAGAAGCTCCCCAGGTGGATGACATGGTCGGCGCCTTCGAGCCGCCGGAAGGGCGGCAGGGAGTTTCCGGAGAAGCGCAGATCGCCATACGCCGAATCCGTCACGAGAATCACGCCGTGGGCCCGCGTCAGCGCCAGCACCCGCTCCCGGCGGGCCTTGGACTGGGTCATGCCCGTGGGGTTGTGGAAGCTGGGCACCGTGAAGAGCAGCTTGGCCTCGCTGCGCTGGAGGGCCGAGGCCAGGCGCTCCGGATCCAGGCCCTGACGGTCCACGGGTACGGGCACAGCCTCGCGGCCCAGGGCGCGGATGAGGGCCAGGATGCCCACATAGCAGGGGCTTTCCACCAGCACGCGGTCGCCGGGCACCGTGAAGGATTCCAGGGCCAGGGCCAGGCCGGACTGCGCCCCGGGGATGGCGCGGATGCCCCAGCCTTCGTCGATGGGCTCGCCCTCCGAGGCCAGCCAGCGGCCCACGGCGTCCAGGTAGGGCGCGTAGCCCGCGGGGGCGGAGTAGACCCAGGCCTCGGAGCCGAGGTCCTTCAGCACCTGGGCCGTGATGCGCCGGAGCTGTTCGCCAGGCAGCAAGTCCGAGGGGATGAAGCCCGCGGAAAAGCTCACCAGATGCCGGTCCTGGACCCGCTCCAGGGTCTCGCCCAACCAAGAGCCCAGCTCCCCGTCGTGGACCAGCAGCGGAGAGCCCTCAAAGGGGAATTCGCTGGTGGAGCGCAGGCCCGGGGCTTCCGGCAGACGCGGCGCCACGAAGCTGCCCCGCCCCTGCACGGTCTGGATCCAGCCCGTGCGCTTGAGCCCCGCCAGGGCCTTCAGGACCGTCAGGCGATGGACCCCCCAGCGCTGGGCCAGCTCGGGGACGGCGGGCAGCCGTGTGCCGGGCCGCCACTCGCCCTGCTGGATGAGGCCACGAAGCCGCCGCTGCAGCTGCAGATACAAG from Geothrix sp. includes these protein-coding regions:
- the radC gene encoding DNA repair protein RadC encodes the protein MRILDLSPDQRPRERLLAGHGEGLSDADLLALLWGTGRQGQSAVELAQAVLGRTGGLAGLLTLGLSDWLIQPGLGPAKTGQLWAALELARRGSRSAERLRITSPRAAGTYLLPRCRGWTEERFGLLALNAKGDLLAERILSQGTATATLISPREFFREALRYGATTALAFHNHPSGDPTPSREDTQLTRRLLAAGESLGVPLADHLILGHDRYHSFRAAEGWDQRG
- a CDS encoding cytochrome c3 family protein — protein: MVPIRSLLVGFALGACVLSAAGPTPIGAAACKMCHKVQFESWNASKHAKLNPVLDCEGCHGPGSEYKAVKVMKDPAAAKKAGLIMPDKAQCTTCHGKKKVSVLTDAMFAKVHAHKKK
- a CDS encoding DUF4382 domain-containing protein; this encodes MRLRPILVALVSLGLTLACGGGGGGGNRTSPSGTLTLRLGADSFPGFSQAIVSLEKVEASVDGGTWVPLGDIKATFDLLALQGGGSTLVLPAKSVTAATYAQFRLTWATVNYQSVSHVAAYLISSGGIEQSLAMPAATVVSGPVTVPANGNVTAQIMLNGQQMVQSHAGSASTYTFQATGRAFDMGATARITGHLSAGSTPLTGVEVFAETVDGSGLATLQRRAFTDAAGNYALEALPAGGLWFLVAQPVGSLSAYPAAATSVNATAATSYAADLSFSTPQTPGSLTLTVTPASTATQGTWGELRQTLATGLGGSQVLIVRSQTVATGVAQDQAGFLGLAPGAYGVTAQRSTSGGAPVMKTSATQLLVSAGGTASTVLTYP
- a CDS encoding branched-chain amino acid aminotransferase; this translates as MSTPTLEIRPSDHAASPEQRAKLMTNLRFGQVFSDHMVVIPYKEGQGWGKGVLKAYGPIEMSPASSVLHYGQAIFEGFKAYKQKDGSIASFRPEANAQRFNKSAARLAMPELPEARFLEAAKALITQDQAWVPGAVGESLYMRPLMIGTEAALGVHASNEYLFLLMACPSGAYFPAGVKPVTVWISDEYVRAAPGGTGFAKCAGNYAASLVAQSQAKDQGCDQVVWLDAIHREYIEEMGGMNIFFVYQEKGETVVVTPELTGTLLPGITRDSLLQLAREQGFRAEERKISVAEWKAAVAEGRMTEAFACGTAAVITPVGQVKSRQGEWTIHNGETGPVAAKLREALLNLQHGLAPDPHGWMKKIVG
- a CDS encoding PLP-dependent aminotransferase family protein, whose product is MVLDPTLDPGASSPLYLQLQRRLRGLIQQGEWRPGTRLPAVPELAQRWGVHRLTVLKALAGLKRTGWIQTVQGRGSFVAPRLPEAPGLRSTSEFPFEGSPLLVHDGELGSWLGETLERVQDRHLVSFSAGFIPSDLLPGEQLRRITAQVLKDLGSEAWVYSAPAGYAPYLDAVGRWLASEGEPIDEGWGIRAIPGAQSGLALALESFTVPGDRVLVESPCYVGILALIRALGREAVPVPVDRQGLDPERLASALQRSEAKLLFTVPSFHNPTGMTQSKARRERVLALTRAHGVILVTDSAYGDLRFSGNSLPPFRRLEGADHVIHLGSFSKSLAAGLRLGYLIARDDLLRRMAPIQEVQTIAQPPLMQAVVARFLDTGGFRRHLARVRRALKERRDAMVEALAEHFPGGTQVSEPKGGMHLWVVMPEGYSALDLHRDALQHGIGFAPGPLFFADGRGTNCLRLNFSTHDPATTRDAIARLGQLIHRA